A region of Daphnia carinata strain CSIRO-1 chromosome 10, CSIRO_AGI_Dcar_HiC_V3, whole genome shotgun sequence DNA encodes the following proteins:
- the LOC130701470 gene encoding potassium voltage-gated channel protein Shal-like: MASVAAWLPFARAAAIGWVPIANNPLPPPPIAKERRRPDDEKLIINVSGRRFETWRNTLEKYPDTLLGSNEREFFYDEETKEYFFDRDPDIFRHILNYYRTGKLHYPKHECLTSYDEELAFFGIVPDVIGDCCYEDYRDRKRENAERILDDKLSENNEQNSQAAADLRNTREKMWRAFENPHTSTAALVFYYVTGFFIAVSVMANVVETVPCSLGMAMPVAADGRLLAKSSESIPCGERYKVIFFCLDTACVMIFTAEYLLRLFAAPDRCKFMRSVMSIIDVVAILPYYIGLGITTENDDVSGAFVTLRVFRVFRIFKFSRHSQGLRILGYTLKSCASELGFLVFSLAMAIIIFATVMFYAEKNVDGTNFTSIPAAFWYTIVTMTTLGYGDMVPKTIAGKVVGGVCSLSGVLVIALPVPVIVSNFSRIYHQNQRADKRKAQKATRLARIRMAKATSGAAFLSKKRAVESRLLAQESGLGMDGENGAGGGDDQHWLREEDIFELQHHHLLRCLEKATDREFVELENPFNGQPQSMQRSTGSRSTSPTLAGQGSLVSPASNVRGKPQAGGRSSASSPLSPERLTRQQQTQQHSAMCSCCLCWTCLPLHQRPSSTSAVASAAPPTAGQVNVVSSSSGAAQLPMDDMPAAPVAMDGPLTQSFGPASSGSSSSSSSANVAIRRRHNETSSSSSSSPHQGVGQVQMLQQSTSGPTEGPLEFQISGGGQHQTQPAETRQTILHISAL; this comes from the exons GACGTCGGTTCGAGACGTGGCGGAACACGCTGGAGAAATACCCGGACACGTTACTGGGCTCGAACGAGCGGGAATTCTTCTACGACGAAGAGACGAAAGAGTACTTTTTCGACCGCGATCCGGACATCTTCCGCCACATCCTCAACTACTACCGGACGGGGAAACTGCACTACCCAAAGCACGAGTGCCTGACCAGCTACGACGAAGAGTTGGCCTTTTTCGGCATCGTGCCGGACGTCATCGGCGACTGTTGCTACGAGGATTACCGCGACAGGAAGCGGGAAAACGCCGAGCGGATCCTGGACGACAAGCTGAGCGAGAACAACGAGCAAAACTCACAGGCGGCGGCCGATTTGCGCAACACGCGGGAAAAGATGTGGCGAGCCTTCGAGAACCCGCACACGTCCACGGCGGCCCTCGTCTTCTATTACGTCACCGGTTTCTTCATCGCCGTCAGCGTCATGGCCAACGTCGTCGAGACTGTGCCCTGCAGTCTCGGCATGGCCATGCCCGTCGCCGCCGACGGACGACTCCTGGCCAAGAGCAGCGAATCCATTCCATGCGGAGAGAGATACAAAGTCATCTTCTTCTGCCTAGACACGGCTTGCGTCATGATCTTCACTGCTGAATACTTGCTCAG ATTATTCGCCGCGCCGGACCGATGCAAGTTTATGCGATCGGTCATGTCCATCATCGACGTCGTGGCCATTCTGCCCTACTATATCGGTCTGGGCATCACTACCGAAAACGACGACGTCTCAG GAGCGTTTGTGACGTTGCGAGTCTTCCGCGTCTTCCGCATCTTCAAGTTCTCGCGTCACTCGCAAGGTTTGCGCATTTTGGGCTACACGCTCAAGAGCTGCGCCTCAGAGTTGGGTTTCCTCGTCTTCTCGCTGGCCATGGCCATCATCATCTTCGCTACCGTCATGTTCTACGCGGAAAAGAACGTCGACGGAACCAATTTCACCTCCATTCCGGCCGCTTTCTGGTACACCATCGTCACCATGACAACTCTCGG GTACGGCGATATGGTTCCCAAGACGATAGCCGGCAAAGTGGTGGGCGGCGTTTGTTCACTCAGCGGAGTGCTGGTCATCGCCCTGCCAGTTCCCGTCATCGTTTCCAACTTTAGCCGCATTTACCATCAAAATCAGCGGGCCGACAAGCGCAAGGCTCAAAAGGCAA CGCGATTGGCTCGCATCCGGATGGCCAAAGCCACTTCAGGCGCCGCGTTCCTGTCGAAGAAACGGGCCGTCGAGTCGCGTCTCCTCGCTCAAGAGTCCGGATTGGGCATGGACGGTGAGAACGGCGCCGGCGGTGGCGACGATCAACACTGGCTCCGAGAAGAAGACATTTTCGAATTGCAGCACCATCACCTGCTCCGCTGCCTAGAGAAGGCCACG GATCGTGAATTCGTCGAGTTGGAGAATCCATTCAACGGTCAGCCGCAATCGATGCAGAGATCGACCGGTTCGCGATCCACGTCGCCTACCCTGGCCGGCCAAGGATCTTTGGTGTCGCCTGCGAGCAACGTGCGAGGCAAGCCACAAGCGGGAGGACGGTCGTCGGCCTCTTCGCCACTGTCGCCCGAAAGGCTAAcgcgacaacaacaaacacaacaacattCGGCCATGTGCTCTTGCTGTTTGTGCTGGACTTGCCTACCGCTACACCAACGTCCGTCCAGCACCTCTGCCGTTGCATCGGCAGCCCCTCCCACCGCCGGCCAAGTGAACGTCGTCAGTTCCAGCAGCGGAGCTGCCCAACTGCCG ATGGACGACATGCCGGCAGCGCCAGTTGCGATGGACGGGCCCCTAACTCAATCGTTTGGGCCGGCGAGCAGTGGCAgtagcagtagcagcagcagcgctAATGTCGCCATTAGACGGAGGCACAATGAAACTTCGTCATCGtcctcgtcttcgcctcatcaaGGCGTCGGTCAGGTGCAGATGCTGCAACAGTCGACCAGCGGCCCAACCGAAGGGCCGCTTGAATTCCAAATCAGCGGCGGAGGCCAGCATCAAACCCAACCGGCGGAGACTCGACAAACGATTCTCCACATCTCCGCtctgtga